The Salvia splendens isolate huo1 chromosome 21, SspV2, whole genome shotgun sequence genome includes a window with the following:
- the LOC121783810 gene encoding receptor-like serine/threonine-protein kinase SD1-8 codes for MVLAQTMSKRYAACLLFLLSSAWLSNAEDTIRPNTVMKENDSLVSAGGVFELGFFQDAVSGHVFLGIWFKNLAKKKPVWVANRDNPLEHLYANFQIRDDGNLIATDRKQAPMLVNYGRLATSSNTSATLLDSGNLILKQEGVIIWQSFDFPTDTLLPGMRLGWFRLQGALPRRQVLLSWLSPQNPSRGTFSVGTTYKDSRKVAVWNRDVSHMDVGWLESDGFRFIFKNPFSSFNLSYTSTLHESYLTLNTVDGYDMSWLVIASTGQLDEYALQGGRLSLMRHDLCDASWKEENATVCLVDGASRDCRDGDVFVAVNGSVASSMLALNVSIIDDFDDCELTCRTNCSCVAFAFGDDSGCWLYYGSRSDVDRHSGNGVFHVRSFAANKKQGGKRRRLAMIILVSSIVPVILATVVLWCFRRRHKCIFAANKVTDPKAATTIDIWKTNDVEFIGEGHNLTCFCIDTIENATDTFNAENKLGEGGFGPVYKGKLPSGQEIAVKRLSKRSVQGAKEFRNEVAVISRLQHRNLVKILGCCIQGEEYILVYEYMINRSLDSFIFDESKQSLVDGKTRVQIIEGIAQGILYLHKYSRLRVIHRDLKASNILLDGGMNPKISDFGMARIYGENGARAKTTKIAGTYGYMSPEYAMDGNFSEKSDVFSFGIIVLEIISGKRNISFFEADHSLNLLGYAWKLWKEGRSIEFLDATLQADLCAATEAEKYVRLGLLCVQERAADRPDMPGFVAMAANDVAALPLPKQPAFLN; via the exons ATGGTGCTTGCTCAAACGATGTCGAAAAGATATGCTGCGTGTTTGCTATTCTTGCTATCTTCTGCTTGGTTATCTAATGCAGAAGATACAATAAGGCCAAACACGGTGATGAAAGAGAATGATAGTTTAGTTTCAGCTGGTGGAGTTTTCGAGCTGGGATTTTTCCAAGATGCAGTTTCAGGGCATGTGTTCTTGGGGATTTGGTTCAAGAATCTTGCTAAGAAGAAGCCCGTGTGGGTGGCGAATCGCGACAATCCACTCGAGCATCTGTATGCAAATTTTCAGATCAGGGACGACGGCAACTTGATCGCAACCGACAGAAAGCAAGCTCCTATGCTTGTCAACTATGGTAGGCTTGCAACAAGCTCGAACACCAGCGCTACGCTTCTTGATTCTGGCAACCTCATTCTCAAGCAGGAAGGTGTGATTATATGGCAGAGTTTCGATTTCCCAACTGATACCTTACTTCCCGGGATGAGACTTGGCTGGTTCCGATTGCAGGGAGCTCTGCCACGACGGCAGGTTCTGCTGTCGTGGCTGAGCCCTCAGAATCCCTCCCGTGGCACGTTCTCGGTGGGGACCACCTACAAGGATTCAAGAAAGGTTGCTGTCTGGAACAGAGATGTCAGCCACATGGATGTAGGCTGGCTGGAGAGTGATGGATTTAGGTTCATTTTCAAGAATCCATTTTCTAGTTTCAATCTCAGCTATACCTCTACCCTTCACGAGAGTTACCTCACTCTCAACACCGTTGATGGCTACGACATGTCATGGCTGGTGATAGCCTCGACTGGGCAGCTCGACGAGTATGCTTTGCAGGGAGGGAGGCTCTCCCTCATGCGCCACGACTTGTGTGATGCATCCTGGAAGGAGGAGAACGCGACCGTGTGTTTGGTTGATGGGGCATCCAGGGACTGTCGGGATGGGGATGTGTTTGTAGCGGTGAATGGGTCCGTGGCGTCGTCCATGTTGGCTTTGAATGTTTCGATCATTGATGACTTTGACGACTGTGAGCTGACTTGCCGGACCAACTGTTCTTGCGTGGCTTTCGCCTTTGgggacgattccggttgctggCTTTACTATGGAAGTAGGAGTGATGTTGATCGCCACAGTGGGAATGGTGTTTTTCATGTACGGAGCTTTGCAGCAAACAAGAAGCAAG GTGGAAAGAGAAGGAGGCTGGCAATGATCATCCTCGTGAGCTCAATTGTTCCGGTGATTCTAGCAACTGTAGTCTTGTGGTGCTTCAGACGACGCCATAAATGCATCTTTGCAG CGAACAAGGTAACAGATCCTAAAGCTGCCACTACTATTGACATATGGAAAACCAACGATGTTGAGTTCATTGGAGAAGGACACAACTTGACATGCTTTTGCATCGACACGATTGAGAATGCAACAGACACTTTCAATGCAGAAAACAAGCTTGGTGAAGGCGGCTTTGGACCTGTTTACAAG GGAAAGCTCCCGAGTGGCCAAGAAATAGCGGTGAAAAGGCTTTCAAAGCGATCCGTTCAAGGCGCCAAGGAGTTCAGGAACGAAGTCGCAGTAATCTCAAGGCTTCAACACAGGAATCTTGTCAAAATTCTAGGCTGTTGCATTCAAGGGGAAGAATACATATTAGTGTATGAATACATGATCAACAGAAGTTTGGATTCTTTCATCTTTG ATGAATCCAAACAATCATTAGTGGATGGGAAGACTCGGGTTCAAATCATTGAAGGGATCGCGCAGGGCATTCTGTACCTGCACAAGTACTCAAGGCTGAGGGTCATACATCGCGACCTCAAGGCGAGCAACATCCTCTTGGATGGTGGTATGAACCCCAAGATCTCTGATTTTGGCATGGCCAGGATTTATGGTGAGAACGGAGCTCGTGCAAAGACAACCAAAATCGCAGGCACCTA CGGTTACATGTCGCCTGAATACGCTATGGATGGCAATTTCTCGGAGAAATCGGATGTGTTTAGCTTTGGCATTATAGTGCTAGAGATCATCAGTGGCAAGAGGAATATTTCCTTCTTTGAGGCTGATCACTCTCTCAATCTGCTCGGCTAT